One genomic segment of Catalinimonas alkaloidigena includes these proteins:
- a CDS encoding FecR family protein: protein MNYEYFHVNDFVTDHFFQRWVRSPDELTNTFWEQWLRDHPAKRNIIQEARVIVKSVEIEEAQYSEDDFQEVKSSIKAELFEGYSQQSSKKNITLNLSSRFRWLKSAAVVSGLIILSIFLLQQWLPTAEYSTGYGKQRKVVLPDGSQVLLNANTTLKIAADWDENREVWLDGEAYFEVEKKMDTSPKAELCKFIVHAQEIDIEVLGTSFNVLDRRNLTLVVLEEGVVELKKKEVEEERLRMQAGELVSYSKQNQSFKRKKANIRVDLSWKNGKHTYEATPLKVIGKKIEDDYGLTVKFESEELGERRFSASVPFGELDVLLNLIAKSMQVDITNKDGVITISKKH, encoded by the coding sequence TTAACGATTTTGTGACTGATCATTTCTTTCAGCGGTGGGTCAGATCACCCGATGAGCTTACAAATACCTTTTGGGAGCAGTGGCTCAGGGATCATCCAGCTAAGCGGAATATCATTCAAGAGGCCAGAGTGATTGTAAAATCGGTGGAAATTGAAGAAGCACAATACAGTGAAGATGATTTTCAGGAAGTGAAAAGCAGTATTAAAGCTGAGCTTTTTGAAGGCTACTCACAGCAGTCGTCAAAAAAGAATATTACGCTTAATCTTTCTTCACGCTTCAGGTGGCTTAAGTCAGCCGCGGTAGTAAGTGGCCTTATTATTTTGAGTATCTTTCTGCTTCAGCAGTGGTTGCCTACGGCAGAATATAGTACCGGATATGGAAAACAACGAAAAGTAGTGCTTCCTGATGGTTCTCAGGTGTTACTTAACGCAAATACCACATTGAAAATTGCCGCCGACTGGGATGAAAACAGAGAAGTATGGCTGGATGGAGAAGCTTATTTTGAAGTGGAGAAAAAAATGGACACAAGCCCAAAGGCTGAGCTTTGTAAATTCATTGTGCATGCTCAGGAAATAGACATTGAAGTTTTAGGCACAAGTTTCAACGTGCTGGACAGAAGAAACCTTACCTTAGTAGTCTTGGAGGAAGGTGTGGTTGAGCTCAAAAAGAAAGAGGTGGAAGAAGAAAGGCTCAGAATGCAAGCCGGTGAACTGGTAAGCTATTCTAAGCAGAATCAATCTTTCAAAAGAAAGAAAGCGAATATTCGGGTTGATCTTAGCTGGAAGAATGGTAAACATACTTATGAAGCTACTCCTCTGAAGGTTATTGGAAAGAAAATAGAAGACGATTATGGCCTGACGGTGAAATTTGAATCAGAAGAATTAGGTGAACGGAGGTTCAGCGCAAGTGTGCCTTTTGGTGAGCTTGATGTGCTTCTGAATCTTATCGCCAAATCCATGCAGGTTGACATTACAAACAAAGATGGAGTAATTACGATCAGTAAAAAGCACTGA